The proteins below come from a single Rosa rugosa chromosome 2, drRosRugo1.1, whole genome shotgun sequence genomic window:
- the LOC133732629 gene encoding uncharacterized protein LOC133732629 isoform X2 — protein sequence MAWSLEKVDAAGVEISQLGVVRPANEAHTEEAVEALRAGKVIAVPTDTLYGFACDACSLEAVHRIYEIKGRNHTSPLAICVGDVPDIQRFAVTDHLPHGLLESLLPGPVTLVLKRGESSMLEKSLNPGLESIGVRVPDCNFIRGIARGLGSALALTSANLSGQPSSVCIKDFENLWQHCAYVYQGGVLPSGRAGSTVVDLTRLGKFKILRSGSAREETVAILESHSLEEDGSST from the exons ATGGCTTGGAGCTTGGAGAAAGTGGACGCCGCCGGCGTTGAAATTTCTCAGTTGGGGGTGGTTCGTCCGGCGAATGAAGCTCACACCGAGGAGGCTGTTGAAGCTCTTAGAGCTGGAAAAGTCATTGCTGTCCCTACGGATACGCTATACGGCTTTGCCTGTGATGCTTG TTCATTGGAAGCAGTTCATCGGATTTATGAGATTAAAGGGCGAAATCATACGAGTCCTCTCGCAATTTGTGTTGGGGATGTGCCGGATATTCAGCGCTTTGCTGTCACTGATCACTTGCCTCATGGCTTGCTTGAGTCTCTCCTTCCAGGACCTGTTACTCTTGTACTGAAACGAG GGGAGTCTAGTATGCTTGAGAAGTCTTTGAACCCTGGATTGGAAAGTATAGGAGTCAGAGTCCCGGACTGTAACTTCATCAGGGGGATTGCCCGTGGACTGGGGAGTGCATTGGCCCTTACCAGTGCAAACCTAAGTGGGCAGCCAAGTAGTGTTTGCATCAAAGATTTCGAGAACCTCTGGCAACATTGTGCGTATGTTTATCAGGGTGGTGTGCTTCCTTCAGGTCGTGCAGGCTCAACAGTTGTGGACCTTACCAGGCTAGGCAAGTTCAAGATTCTTAGATCTGGAAG TGCAAGGGAAGAGACTGTTGCTATTCTTGAAAGCCATTCTCTTGAAGAAGACGGATCATCTACTTAA
- the LOC133732629 gene encoding uncharacterized protein LOC133732629 isoform X1: MNVPTKIAGRFPLLLLSSASLLPSFSLRPRGLRRLGLVPIVRSRRLKRGVEQKMAWSLEKVDAAGVEISQLGVVRPANEAHTEEAVEALRAGKVIAVPTDTLYGFACDACSLEAVHRIYEIKGRNHTSPLAICVGDVPDIQRFAVTDHLPHGLLESLLPGPVTLVLKRGESSMLEKSLNPGLESIGVRVPDCNFIRGIARGLGSALALTSANLSGQPSSVCIKDFENLWQHCAYVYQGGVLPSGRAGSTVVDLTRLGKFKILRSGSAREETVAILESHSLEEDGSST; encoded by the exons ATGAACGTTCCAACCAAAATCGCAGGCAGATTTCCCCTACTACTACTCTCTTCTGCTTCTCTGCTTCCCTCCTTTTCTCTTCGTCCCAGAG GCCTGCGCAGATTGGGTTTAGTGCCTATAGTCCGCAGCCGGAGATTGAAGCGCGGCGTTGAGCAGAAAATGGCTTGGAGCTTGGAGAAAGTGGACGCCGCCGGCGTTGAAATTTCTCAGTTGGGGGTGGTTCGTCCGGCGAATGAAGCTCACACCGAGGAGGCTGTTGAAGCTCTTAGAGCTGGAAAAGTCATTGCTGTCCCTACGGATACGCTATACGGCTTTGCCTGTGATGCTTG TTCATTGGAAGCAGTTCATCGGATTTATGAGATTAAAGGGCGAAATCATACGAGTCCTCTCGCAATTTGTGTTGGGGATGTGCCGGATATTCAGCGCTTTGCTGTCACTGATCACTTGCCTCATGGCTTGCTTGAGTCTCTCCTTCCAGGACCTGTTACTCTTGTACTGAAACGAG GGGAGTCTAGTATGCTTGAGAAGTCTTTGAACCCTGGATTGGAAAGTATAGGAGTCAGAGTCCCGGACTGTAACTTCATCAGGGGGATTGCCCGTGGACTGGGGAGTGCATTGGCCCTTACCAGTGCAAACCTAAGTGGGCAGCCAAGTAGTGTTTGCATCAAAGATTTCGAGAACCTCTGGCAACATTGTGCGTATGTTTATCAGGGTGGTGTGCTTCCTTCAGGTCGTGCAGGCTCAACAGTTGTGGACCTTACCAGGCTAGGCAAGTTCAAGATTCTTAGATCTGGAAG TGCAAGGGAAGAGACTGTTGCTATTCTTGAAAGCCATTCTCTTGAAGAAGACGGATCATCTACTTAA